A genomic region of Leptospira bourretii contains the following coding sequences:
- a CDS encoding HAMP domain-containing protein translates to MSQNHKKTFRFHYLIDKEFQLKFLAHYSLLFISGVLVTLGFLYWLNQAKYDGGAVFRLRQDAQTVFWKVENEDPSPGETKEKFVPREIYLPSYDHQLNMYTIQFDAVVTLSILYLLLITVFSVFKSHKMAGPVFSIKRSLQRMASGDPIETIRIRKGDEFQELVEVLNEVIQKRVAGPSRK, encoded by the coding sequence ATGTCTCAAAATCACAAAAAAACCTTTCGTTTTCACTATCTTATCGATAAGGAATTCCAATTAAAGTTTTTAGCTCATTATTCTTTATTATTTATATCTGGGGTACTTGTGACTTTAGGTTTTCTCTATTGGTTGAACCAAGCCAAGTATGATGGAGGTGCTGTGTTTCGTCTTCGCCAAGATGCACAAACTGTGTTTTGGAAAGTGGAAAACGAAGACCCATCTCCAGGCGAAACAAAAGAGAAGTTTGTTCCTCGCGAGATTTACCTCCCGAGTTATGACCACCAATTGAATATGTATACCATTCAGTTTGATGCGGTTGTCACTCTTTCCATCCTCTATCTACTATTGATCACTGTATTTTCTGTATTCAAATCACATAAAATGGCAGGACCTGTTTTTAGTATCAAACGGTCCTTACAACGGATGGCATCGGGAGATCCCATTGAAACCATTCGCATTCGAAAAGGGGATGAGTTCCAAGAGCTTGTAGAAGTATTGAATGAGGTCATTCAAAAACGAGTGGCCGGTCCTTCCCGTAAGTAA
- a CDS encoding FecR family protein, whose protein sequence is MNEFDKQHTIAKWEELLRKPAKKTESVVFPSWETVSKRQIQFEYKPEPISTHNVISFFRKPMGLAFVGGSALSLAAALFFVFFLDPSASDRSEVAAPSAKESKPMVSPLKVLVSSVKGKVSVLPQGSSKPVPLVKHYQLASGDIVITEGTSQIDLDFETGSWMRITPNSEVVMDVIEKSNDSQSQKFSVKKGKIFASVSKLSKDSHFVVQAGEHLTQVRGTVFSVQFDGQSEIVAVREGSVAVGDLILTSRQQTVVKLGEASPLSSSELHPKEDKELKAFQTQTILARESMLYEEHARLELVRLEDGTEYRGVILGQSETHLHFQGLEGLIEIPIQKILETEKIR, encoded by the coding sequence ATGAACGAATTTGATAAGCAACATACAATCGCTAAATGGGAAGAACTCCTTCGGAAACCCGCCAAAAAAACGGAGTCTGTTGTATTTCCTTCCTGGGAGACTGTATCAAAACGCCAGATCCAATTCGAATACAAACCAGAACCAATTTCTACTCATAATGTAATTTCTTTTTTCCGCAAACCAATGGGCCTTGCCTTTGTGGGCGGGTCTGCATTATCACTGGCAGCGGCTCTTTTCTTTGTTTTTTTCCTGGATCCATCTGCTTCAGACAGATCGGAAGTGGCGGCCCCTTCTGCCAAAGAATCCAAACCGATGGTTTCTCCTCTGAAGGTTCTTGTTTCCTCAGTGAAGGGGAAGGTTTCCGTTCTTCCACAAGGAAGTTCCAAACCTGTTCCTCTGGTGAAACATTACCAACTAGCGTCGGGAGATATTGTCATTACAGAAGGAACTTCGCAAATTGATTTGGATTTTGAAACTGGTTCTTGGATGCGGATTACTCCTAATTCAGAAGTAGTAATGGACGTAATCGAAAAATCAAATGACTCTCAATCGCAAAAGTTCTCAGTAAAAAAAGGAAAGATCTTCGCTTCCGTTTCGAAACTTTCTAAGGATAGTCATTTTGTTGTGCAGGCTGGTGAACATCTTACACAAGTTAGAGGGACTGTTTTTAGTGTTCAATTTGATGGACAATCCGAAATTGTGGCCGTGCGTGAAGGTTCAGTGGCAGTAGGGGATCTCATCCTTACTTCTAGGCAACAAACGGTTGTCAAACTCGGTGAGGCATCGCCTTTATCTTCTTCCGAGTTACATCCGAAAGAAGATAAAGAACTGAAGGCATTTCAAACACAAACCATTCTTGCTCGTGAGTCTATGCTATACGAAGAACACGCAAGATTAGAACTTGTACGATTGGAAGATGGAACAGAATACCGAGGAGTCATTCTTGGCCAATCAGAAACACACCTTCACTTCCAAGGATTAGAAGGTTTGATTGAAATTCCGATTCAAAAGATCTTAGAAACAGAAAAAATTCGTTAA
- a CDS encoding RNA polymerase sigma factor, protein MSQIYERSHKRIYDFLYKYTQNADTAMDLMQDSFLSFHKHYGNAGLSEEKSVMVLYTIARNLSINYAKKFSTTREIVSDEIEFHSHNPKLETKAEYQDLEDRLYSFLGELSEEERSALLLKNVEGFQLVQIAEVLGVSVSTASRLVIRATEKVLAIAKRENLVPD, encoded by the coding sequence ATGAGTCAAATTTATGAAAGAAGCCATAAACGTATTTATGACTTCCTCTACAAGTACACTCAAAATGCGGACACGGCAATGGATTTGATGCAAGACAGTTTTTTAAGTTTCCATAAACATTATGGCAACGCCGGTCTCTCGGAAGAGAAGTCCGTCATGGTCTTGTACACAATTGCCCGCAATTTATCGATCAATTATGCTAAAAAATTTTCTACAACAAGGGAGATAGTCTCCGATGAGATCGAGTTTCATAGCCACAATCCGAAACTCGAAACCAAAGCGGAATACCAAGACTTAGAAGATCGTCTTTATTCCTTTTTGGGAGAACTCTCGGAAGAAGAAAGGTCTGCCTTGTTACTCAAGAATGTGGAAGGATTTCAGCTCGTACAAATCGCTGAGGTCTTAGGAGTTTCGGTTTCTACTGCTTCTCGTTTGGTCATAAGGGCCACTGAGAAAGTGTTGGCCATAGCCAAAAGAGAAAATTTGGTACCGGATTAG
- the sthA gene encoding Si-specific NAD(P)(+) transhydrogenase, with protein sequence MSINRFDLLAIGGGPAAQKAAIQASKMGKKAAIIEKDPYLGGGCVHYGTIPSKSLQETSRFYRNLKLSKLHGLQSPQPAMLTLQELMFRAGTVIEKEEDVTREQMIQNRVTTLTGWGKIVDANHVEVTDSAGRKKVYETENILIATGSSPRRPTNENIPFEDGLIYDSDGLFAMKKMPASLAVVGAGIIGSEYATIFAHIGVKVHLFDSQSRILGFLDEDVSNEMTRIMQQSGISIHVDSSITKYNKLPNEEGFELTTNKGEVVRVNQVLISRGRLGNVDNLGLESVGIAPNDRKQILVNENYQTNVSNIYACGDVIGFPSLASVSMYQGAYVAKHMFGHPSVPVDAEEFPIGIYTLPEIATIGPTEEALKARGVSYGVGMARFDTITRAQISGDQVGLLKIIFDKQSRRVLGVHIISDKATELIALGQCVVNLKAPIEYFTEHIFNYPTMIGAYKNAANDALLREK encoded by the coding sequence ATGTCCATCAATCGTTTTGATTTACTCGCCATCGGGGGCGGTCCTGCCGCACAAAAAGCTGCTATCCAAGCAAGCAAAATGGGAAAAAAAGCAGCCATTATAGAAAAAGACCCTTACTTGGGTGGAGGTTGTGTCCACTACGGAACCATCCCTTCCAAATCCTTACAAGAAACGAGTCGCTTCTATCGAAATTTAAAATTGTCCAAACTACACGGATTACAATCACCACAACCGGCAATGCTTACTTTACAGGAACTTATGTTTCGTGCCGGAACTGTGATTGAAAAAGAAGAAGATGTCACCCGCGAACAAATGATCCAAAACCGAGTCACAACTCTTACTGGTTGGGGAAAAATCGTGGATGCCAATCATGTAGAAGTCACTGACTCCGCTGGCAGAAAAAAAGTTTATGAAACCGAGAACATTCTCATTGCCACGGGTAGTAGCCCTCGTAGGCCCACAAACGAAAACATTCCTTTTGAAGATGGCTTAATCTACGATAGTGATGGGCTCTTTGCGATGAAAAAGATGCCAGCTTCTTTAGCGGTAGTGGGTGCTGGAATCATTGGGTCGGAATATGCCACAATTTTTGCTCATATTGGAGTGAAGGTTCATCTCTTTGATTCTCAAAGTCGTATCCTTGGTTTTTTGGATGAAGATGTGTCAAATGAAATGACCCGTATCATGCAACAATCTGGGATTTCCATCCATGTGGATTCCTCCATAACAAAGTACAACAAACTTCCCAATGAGGAAGGATTCGAACTCACAACTAACAAAGGTGAAGTGGTGCGAGTCAACCAAGTTCTGATTTCTCGTGGCCGATTGGGAAATGTAGACAACTTAGGATTAGAATCTGTTGGAATCGCTCCCAATGATCGAAAACAAATTTTGGTAAATGAAAACTATCAAACCAATGTTTCTAATATCTATGCTTGTGGAGATGTCATTGGATTCCCTAGTTTGGCTTCTGTGTCAATGTACCAAGGTGCTTATGTCGCAAAACATATGTTTGGTCATCCTTCTGTTCCAGTGGATGCAGAAGAATTTCCCATTGGGATTTATACATTGCCTGAGATTGCCACCATAGGACCAACGGAAGAAGCTCTCAAAGCCCGCGGGGTTTCCTATGGAGTGGGAATGGCAAGGTTTGATACCATCACCCGCGCTCAAATCAGCGGTGACCAAGTGGGACTTTTAAAAATCATTTTTGATAAACAATCCAGAAGAGTTTTGGGAGTTCATATCATATCTGACAAAGCAACAGAGCTCATTGCTCTTGGGCAATGTGTGGTGAATCTCAAGGCTCCGATTGAGTATTTCACCGAACATATTTTTAATTACCCAACCATGATTGGTGCTTATAAAAATGCCGCGAATGATGCCCTTTTGAGAGAAAAATAA
- a CDS encoding adenylate/guanylate cyclase domain-containing protein, producing MIQSGLTSVWKILSEGIRAKLAWFTGTLIALTILLLSIITVRQQTAILSESYEKQAAVSKNFIASLVMEIENISQNLIRIEEFKSRIERQREELKKYRTAKVVTKKKTVSVFGFQTNLFGSLGTSKVVKKVDTFFSVYLTKDDVDVLEREIRHQLREAANRNISEREWNTLVHLASSYVRNEEKYLEIQKQTPPEDPEAKTNWETNVKNLKKEIRNHKSQLDLFIAKFYADSKKRKLEELGLDTKLFRIQTFPLSAMIQGETSLASFDTQIIDNTSPLAKMDQFDQMEESLVESFQRLSDDISSLDENEKQYVYEWEEREIQALHSPLFRHQNSTKRAFNLSSVKSSLGDYREVIKEDYRITNELSELIPKLRERIQFLKNAKPPIPPAKDKLFTSFYKSYGELITERDKIFDEVTTNYPIPLETWEKIEALRSLRDVTLEDWVLMKFKTDPTEYERYYQDPDAREIQRTRWKAIRKWILTAEQETPTKELKKLFPDGSFGHSRSESEEIMWKLDGTHLLESENVPNLVLRDNFSGLIRTLVDRTDGIRAIKDNRNQIVLTAITICLVAILFAIFISGVVVQKIRNIIRSAEDVGHGNLHVHFDDGGNDEFGNLTVALNQMVSGLKEREKMRGVLGSMVDPVVVGEALKDLEKLKQGSEKIITAFFSDIAGFSTISEKLNSKELANLLNEYLSAMTIILKHHDGVLDKYIGDAIVGVFNAPLDVENHCLKAVSASVEMRDKLEVLKAEWIEKDKYIPEAHTMKFRIGLNMGYAKVGFMGTDALASYTMMGDTVNLAARLEAAGKDYGVCILVSEFVHDEVKDHFFTRKLDIVRVKGKTKPVTLYEVRAKKGDETEEDRKFVEAYETALFSYLNRKFEEAGKKFYTLLTTNGDEACKLLWERCQYYLETPPEPDWDGAFTRTKK from the coding sequence ATGATCCAATCCGGACTTACTTCTGTCTGGAAAATCCTTTCCGAAGGAATTAGAGCCAAACTTGCTTGGTTTACTGGCACCCTAATTGCACTTACGATTCTTTTGCTTTCCATCATCACGGTTCGCCAACAGACGGCCATCCTCTCTGAGAGTTATGAAAAACAAGCAGCCGTCTCCAAAAATTTCATCGCAAGTTTGGTGATGGAGATTGAGAATATATCGCAAAACTTAATCCGGATCGAAGAATTCAAATCGAGGATCGAAAGACAAAGAGAAGAACTAAAAAAATATCGAACTGCGAAAGTGGTCACTAAGAAAAAAACAGTTTCTGTCTTTGGATTCCAAACCAATCTTTTTGGATCTCTTGGTACTTCCAAAGTAGTGAAGAAAGTAGACACTTTTTTTTCCGTTTATTTAACAAAAGATGATGTGGATGTTTTGGAACGAGAAATTCGCCACCAACTTCGAGAAGCTGCCAACAGAAATATCAGTGAAAGAGAATGGAATACTCTCGTTCACCTTGCTTCTTCTTATGTGCGCAATGAAGAAAAGTATTTGGAGATCCAAAAACAAACGCCACCAGAAGACCCAGAAGCAAAAACAAATTGGGAAACCAATGTTAAAAATCTAAAAAAAGAAATTAGAAACCATAAATCACAACTGGACCTTTTTATCGCCAAGTTCTATGCTGATTCTAAAAAAAGAAAACTAGAAGAACTGGGACTCGATACCAAACTCTTTCGGATCCAAACCTTCCCTCTTTCTGCCATGATCCAGGGGGAAACCTCACTCGCTTCTTTTGACACACAGATCATCGACAATACTTCTCCCCTCGCCAAAATGGATCAGTTTGACCAGATGGAAGAGAGTTTGGTAGAATCTTTCCAACGATTGTCGGATGATATTTCTTCACTTGATGAAAACGAAAAACAGTATGTGTATGAATGGGAAGAAAGAGAAATCCAGGCCCTCCACTCTCCCCTTTTCCGTCATCAAAACTCAACTAAAAGAGCCTTTAACCTAAGTAGTGTTAAATCTAGTTTGGGAGATTACAGAGAAGTGATCAAAGAAGATTATCGGATCACAAACGAACTATCAGAACTCATTCCAAAACTAAGAGAACGCATTCAATTTTTGAAAAATGCAAAACCACCTATCCCTCCGGCAAAGGACAAACTTTTTACCAGTTTCTATAAATCCTATGGGGAACTCATCACAGAGAGAGATAAAATTTTTGATGAAGTCACCACAAACTATCCCATTCCCTTAGAAACTTGGGAAAAAATCGAAGCTTTGCGAAGTTTGCGAGACGTTACCTTGGAAGATTGGGTTTTGATGAAATTCAAAACAGATCCCACCGAATATGAACGTTATTACCAAGATCCTGATGCAAGGGAAATCCAAAGGACTCGTTGGAAAGCCATTCGCAAATGGATTCTCACCGCCGAACAAGAAACACCTACGAAAGAATTAAAAAAACTATTCCCCGATGGAAGTTTTGGTCATTCCCGAAGCGAATCAGAAGAAATCATGTGGAAGTTGGATGGGACTCATCTTTTGGAATCGGAAAATGTCCCAAACCTTGTATTACGTGATAATTTTTCTGGACTGATTCGAACACTTGTCGATAGAACCGATGGAATTCGAGCCATTAAAGACAATAGAAATCAAATTGTACTCACTGCCATTACCATCTGTTTGGTGGCAATTCTTTTTGCCATTTTTATTTCTGGTGTGGTGGTTCAAAAAATTCGCAACATCATTCGAAGTGCAGAAGATGTGGGCCATGGAAATCTTCATGTCCATTTTGATGATGGTGGAAACGATGAATTTGGAAACCTAACAGTCGCACTAAACCAGATGGTTTCCGGATTAAAAGAACGTGAAAAAATGCGAGGAGTTCTTGGAAGTATGGTGGACCCAGTGGTGGTCGGAGAAGCTCTCAAAGATTTAGAAAAACTAAAACAAGGAAGTGAAAAAATCATCACTGCTTTCTTTTCTGATATTGCTGGATTTAGCACCATTTCGGAAAAATTAAATTCAAAAGAACTTGCTAATCTTCTAAACGAATACTTATCAGCCATGACCATCATTCTGAAACACCATGATGGAGTTTTGGATAAATACATTGGGGATGCCATTGTGGGAGTTTTTAATGCCCCACTGGATGTGGAAAACCATTGTTTAAAAGCAGTTTCAGCCAGTGTTGAAATGCGGGATAAACTCGAGGTCTTAAAGGCTGAGTGGATAGAGAAGGATAAATACATCCCCGAAGCCCATACAATGAAGTTCCGCATTGGACTAAACATGGGTTATGCGAAAGTTGGATTTATGGGAACAGATGCCCTGGCTTCCTATACAATGATGGGTGATACTGTCAACTTAGCGGCACGGTTAGAGGCGGCTGGAAAAGATTATGGTGTTTGTATTTTGGTTTCTGAATTTGTTCATGATGAAGTCAAAGACCATTTTTTCACAAGAAAGTTGGATATTGTGCGAGTGAAGGGAAAAACCAAACCAGTCACTCTCTATGAAGTCAGAGCCAAAAAAGGCGATGAAACAGAAGAAGATCGTAAGTTTGTGGAAGCCTATGAAACTGCCCTTTTTTCTTATTTGAACCGCAAGTTTGAAGAGGCAGGCAAAAAATTCTACACACTCCTCACCACAAATGGGGACGAAGCCTGCAAACTCCTTTGGGAACGGTGCCAATATTACTTAGAAACTCCCCCAGAACCAGACTGGGATGGTGCTTTTACAAGGACAAAAAAGTAG
- a CDS encoding peroxiredoxin, giving the protein MALRLGDEAPNFQAETSEGKIDFHEYLGQGWGILFSHPKDYTPVCTTELGYVAKIKPEFEKRNVKVIALSVDPVDSHKGWISDINETQGTKVNYPIIADADRKVSNLYDMIHPNASETTTVRSVFVVGPDKKVKLTLTYPASTGRNFDELLRVIDSLQLTSQFSVATPANWKDGEDTIIVPSVSDEDAKKKFPKGFRTIKPYLRYTPQPNK; this is encoded by the coding sequence ATGGCACTACGTTTAGGCGACGAAGCACCGAATTTCCAAGCGGAAACCTCTGAAGGCAAAATTGACTTTCATGAATATTTAGGACAAGGTTGGGGGATTTTGTTTTCTCACCCGAAAGACTACACTCCAGTTTGTACAACAGAACTTGGATACGTGGCAAAAATTAAACCAGAGTTCGAAAAACGTAATGTGAAAGTGATCGCACTTTCTGTTGATCCTGTGGACAGCCACAAAGGTTGGATCTCTGATATCAACGAAACACAAGGAACCAAAGTAAACTACCCTATCATTGCGGATGCAGATCGTAAGGTATCTAACCTTTATGATATGATTCATCCAAATGCAAGTGAAACCACTACCGTTCGTTCTGTATTTGTTGTCGGACCTGACAAAAAAGTAAAATTAACTCTTACTTATCCAGCATCCACTGGAAGAAACTTTGATGAACTTTTGCGTGTGATTGACTCTTTACAACTCACTTCACAGTTTAGCGTAGCAACTCCTGCGAACTGGAAAGATGGAGAAGATACAATCATCGTTCCTTCTGTTTCTGATGAAGATGCGAAGAAAAAATTCCCTAAGGGATTTAGAACCATCAAACCTTATTTACGTTACACACCACAACCAAATAAGTAA
- a CDS encoding OsmC family protein: protein MNIKLSRIETPYVLEATNESGNSIRIDASPEIGGKNSGPRPMELLIMGLAGCSSIDVLMILNKHRIEVKDYSVEVDAEREKVEEANLFKKIHLKFKVKGDFKEEQVRRAIDLSLEKYCSVAKTLEKTAKITYEFVLVQ, encoded by the coding sequence ATGAATATCAAACTAAGTCGCATTGAAACCCCTTATGTTTTAGAAGCAACGAATGAATCTGGTAATTCCATTCGTATCGATGCCTCCCCTGAAATTGGTGGAAAAAATTCTGGTCCTAGGCCTATGGAACTTTTGATTATGGGTCTTGCTGGTTGTAGCAGTATTGATGTTTTGATGATTCTAAACAAACACAGAATCGAAGTGAAAGACTACTCTGTAGAAGTAGATGCCGAAAGAGAAAAAGTCGAAGAAGCCAATCTCTTTAAAAAAATCCATTTGAAATTTAAAGTAAAGGGTGATTTTAAAGAAGAACAAGTCAGACGTGCGATCGATCTAAGTTTAGAAAAATACTGTTCTGTTGCCAAAACTTTAGAAAAAACAGCAAAAATCACTTACGAATTTGTGTTAGTTCAATAA
- a CDS encoding DUF547 domain-containing protein codes for MKQFLFTFLCIGLWQGAFAQGFDHKHSVWDSILKKNVKNGLVSYKGIQSEEGSFKQYLESLSKVTEAQYQGFNEKEKISFLINAYNAFTVKLILDHYPVESITEIGSPFSKINLARGIPWKKEFYTLLGKSRHLDWIEHEKLRKDFNEPRIHFAIVCASIGCPYLVSEAYTPNSLEKQLQFAKLGFLKNPKKNSYDKTTNTLYLSKIFNWFQTDFTKKTTLIQYVQEGFEETIKPDAKIVYNEYSWDLNELK; via the coding sequence ATGAAACAGTTTCTTTTTACATTTCTTTGTATTGGATTATGGCAAGGGGCTTTTGCCCAGGGTTTTGATCATAAACATTCTGTTTGGGATTCCATTCTAAAAAAAAATGTGAAGAACGGACTTGTTTCCTATAAAGGAATTCAGTCGGAAGAGGGTTCCTTTAAACAGTATTTAGAATCTCTTTCAAAGGTGACTGAGGCCCAATACCAAGGTTTCAACGAAAAAGAAAAAATTAGTTTTTTAATCAACGCATACAATGCATTCACTGTGAAATTGATTTTAGACCATTACCCTGTTGAGAGTATCACAGAAATTGGATCTCCATTTTCCAAAATTAATTTAGCTCGTGGGATTCCTTGGAAAAAAGAATTTTATACTCTCCTTGGAAAATCTAGACATCTAGATTGGATTGAACATGAAAAATTAAGAAAGGATTTTAATGAACCAAGGATTCACTTTGCGATTGTTTGTGCCTCCATTGGTTGTCCTTATTTAGTTTCAGAAGCCTACACCCCTAATTCGTTAGAAAAACAACTTCAGTTTGCCAAACTCGGATTCTTAAAAAATCCAAAAAAGAATTCTTATGATAAAACAACGAACACTCTGTACTTAAGTAAAATTTTTAACTGGTTCCAAACTGATTTTACCAAAAAAACAACTCTCATTCAATATGTGCAGGAAGGTTTTGAGGAGACCATCAAACCGGATGCCAAAATTGTTTATAATGAATACAGTTGGGATTTAAATGAATTAAAATAG
- a CDS encoding alpha/beta hydrolase: MLDNENDLETLGPLQVLRVKGDPDAPTVVMFHGYGASAFDLYPIHEVLVTDQKFNWVFPHGHLSVPLMPGYSGRAWFPIDMAALEEAIRKNDFRNFADRDPEGMDVAREAAYLMLDALGIPWSQLILGGFSQGAMLATDLTLRKEEVSKGLMILSGALVNETLWKELAPQKFILRFFQSHGEFDPILGYANAKKLEKLLRNSGLLGEFIAFNGGHEIPAPVIQGISRYLNSLS; encoded by the coding sequence ATGTTAGATAATGAAAACGATTTAGAAACCCTCGGACCCTTACAAGTTCTTCGAGTCAAAGGAGATCCAGATGCACCAACTGTAGTCATGTTTCACGGTTATGGGGCCAGTGCTTTTGATTTATATCCCATCCACGAAGTGTTAGTGACTGATCAAAAGTTCAACTGGGTTTTCCCTCATGGGCATTTAAGTGTACCTCTGATGCCTGGTTATTCCGGTCGTGCCTGGTTTCCCATTGATATGGCCGCTTTGGAAGAAGCAATCCGCAAAAATGATTTTAGAAATTTTGCCGACAGAGACCCAGAAGGGATGGATGTCGCAAGAGAAGCCGCTTATTTAATGTTAGATGCTCTTGGCATTCCCTGGAGCCAACTGATTTTAGGTGGATTTTCTCAAGGTGCTATGCTTGCGACAGACTTAACACTTAGAAAAGAAGAAGTCTCCAAAGGACTGATGATCCTTTCGGGTGCACTTGTGAATGAAACACTTTGGAAAGAATTGGCCCCCCAAAAATTTATTTTACGTTTTTTCCAATCCCACGGAGAATTTGATCCTATTCTTGGTTATGCGAATGCGAAAAAACTAGAAAAGTTACTTCGCAATTCAGGTTTACTAGGTGAATTCATTGCTTTTAACGGTGGACATGAGATCCCCGCACCGGTGATCCAGGGGATTAGCCGTTATTTGAATAGTTTGTCATAA
- the dinB gene encoding DNA polymerase IV, translating to MKKIIHIDMDAFYASVEQRDFPEMRGKPVVVGGSPHSRGVVCAASYEARKFGVRSAIPCFQAYKLCPDAIFTPPRFEVYKSISKEIRSIFLEYTDLVEPLSLDEAYLDVTSNKLQMPLASTIAKEIRKKIFDRTGLTCSAGVAQNKFLAKMASEKNKPNGLYVVLPGEEEKFLDDIPLYSFFGIGKKTYERLSQLGYTKGSELRKAEESFLVGEFGKMGAVFYRMARGLDDREVIPFRDPKSIGVETTFSHDSEDFAYLLLTLENLSKELELRMGRKNKQGKTLTLKIKFEDFTVKQKSISSDSVFYLADNLFQQSSNLLANVWKENTEPMKKIRLLGISVTNFSSDSKNEDQPSLFG from the coding sequence ATGAAAAAGATCATCCACATTGATATGGACGCATTTTATGCATCTGTAGAACAAAGAGATTTTCCTGAAATGCGTGGAAAACCTGTCGTTGTGGGTGGTTCTCCGCATTCAAGGGGAGTGGTATGTGCGGCAAGTTATGAGGCAAGGAAGTTTGGTGTTCGCTCTGCCATCCCTTGTTTTCAGGCTTACAAACTTTGTCCAGATGCCATTTTTACTCCACCTCGGTTTGAAGTGTATAAATCAATCTCCAAAGAAATTCGTTCTATATTTTTGGAATACACAGACTTAGTGGAACCCTTGTCCTTGGACGAGGCATATTTAGATGTCACATCCAACAAATTACAGATGCCACTAGCAAGTACGATCGCAAAAGAAATTCGGAAAAAAATATTTGATCGAACAGGACTTACTTGTTCTGCGGGTGTTGCCCAAAATAAATTTTTAGCAAAAATGGCTTCTGAAAAAAATAAACCTAACGGGTTATATGTGGTTCTTCCAGGTGAAGAAGAAAAATTTTTAGATGACATCCCTCTTTATAGTTTTTTTGGAATCGGGAAAAAAACTTATGAACGTCTTTCGCAATTAGGATATACAAAAGGATCGGAATTACGAAAAGCAGAAGAGTCTTTTTTAGTTGGGGAATTTGGAAAAATGGGAGCCGTGTTTTATCGGATGGCAAGGGGGCTTGATGACCGAGAAGTCATTCCGTTTCGTGATCCCAAATCCATAGGTGTTGAAACAACCTTTTCCCATGATTCGGAAGATTTTGCTTATTTGTTACTCACTTTAGAGAATTTATCTAAAGAATTAGAATTGCGGATGGGTCGGAAAAACAAACAAGGAAAAACACTGACTTTAAAAATCAAATTTGAAGATTTTACAGTGAAACAAAAATCTATTTCATCCGATTCTGTTTTCTACTTGGCAGACAACCTTTTCCAACAATCCTCGAATCTGTTAGCAAATGTTTGGAAGGAAAACACAGAACCTATGAAGAAAATAAGACTTTTAGGAATTTCTGTGACCAACTTTTCTTCCGATTCAAAAAATGAGGACCAACCTTCACTCTTCGGTTAA